From Streptomyces asiaticus, one genomic window encodes:
- a CDS encoding adenosine deaminase, translating to MTDLTTFIAGLPKAELHVHHVGSASPRIVAELAARHPDSKVPTDPEALAEYFVFRDFAHFIEIYLSVVDLIRDAEDVRLLTYEIARDMARQNIRYAELTVTPYSSTRRGIPDTAFVEAIEDARKAAESDFGTVLRWCFDIPGEAGLEAAEETTRIACELNPEGLVGFGLGGPEIGVPRPQFKPYFDRAIAAGLRSVPHAGETTGPQTIWDALIELRAERIGHGTSAVQDPKLLAHLAEHRIPLEVCPTSNIATRAVATLGEHPLKRMVEAGVFVTINSDDPPMFGTDLNTEYQVAAQLLDLDAAGVAALAKNAVEASFLDAEGKARLSAEIDAYTVVAGR from the coding sequence TTGACCGATCTGACCACCTTCATCGCCGGGCTGCCCAAGGCGGAGCTCCATGTGCACCACGTGGGATCCGCCTCGCCGCGCATCGTGGCCGAACTGGCCGCCCGCCACCCCGACTCCAAGGTGCCCACCGATCCCGAGGCCCTCGCCGAGTACTTCGTCTTCCGGGACTTCGCGCACTTCATCGAGATCTACCTCTCCGTGGTGGACCTGATCCGCGACGCCGAGGACGTCCGGCTGCTGACCTACGAGATCGCCCGCGACATGGCCCGGCAGAACATCCGCTACGCCGAGCTGACCGTCACGCCCTACAGCTCGACCCGTCGCGGCATCCCGGACACCGCCTTCGTCGAGGCGATCGAGGACGCCCGTAAGGCCGCCGAGTCGGATTTCGGCACGGTGCTGCGCTGGTGCTTCGACATCCCCGGTGAGGCCGGTCTCGAGGCCGCCGAGGAGACCACCCGGATCGCCTGTGAGCTGAACCCCGAAGGGCTGGTCGGCTTCGGTCTCGGCGGTCCGGAGATAGGGGTGCCGCGCCCCCAGTTCAAGCCGTACTTCGACCGGGCCATCGCCGCCGGGCTGCGCAGCGTGCCGCACGCGGGCGAGACCACCGGGCCGCAGACGATCTGGGACGCCCTCATCGAGCTGCGGGCGGAGCGCATCGGCCATGGCACCAGCGCCGTCCAGGACCCGAAGCTGCTCGCCCATCTCGCGGAGCACCGCATTCCGCTGGAGGTCTGCCCGACCTCCAACATCGCCACCCGCGCCGTCGCCACGCTCGGTGAGCACCCCCTGAAGCGGATGGTCGAGGCGGGGGTGTTCGTCACGATCAACAGCGACGACCCGCCGATGTTCGGCACCGACCTCAACACCGAGTACCAGGTCGCGGCCCAGCTGCTGGATCTGGACGCGGCGGGCGTCGCGGCCCTCGCCA